Genomic segment of Dactylococcopsis salina PCC 8305:
CCCGAGCGAGAGAATGGAGAATTTCTACAGGAGTGTTGGGATTTTTAGCCACCCTTGAGCGTAACTCCTTATTTTTATCCCGAGCCAGATAATGGAGAATTTCTAAGGGAGTGTTGGGATGTCTAGCCACTGCTTTCTTATCTTCAACAGTCGCTTCCCTCAAAACTTTTAATACCTCTTCGCCATAATTAATCGCTTTTTGCAGGGCTTCCACTCGCAAAGCCTGATCCGAACTCTCTAACTTTTTCTTAACTCCTTGAATCCCACCCAGCACCGCCCCGCGAAAGGGTGGCGTTGTTCCTCCTAATACCGCATCGGTTGGTTTGGGCTGTTTTTGTTCCTCACTCATTGGCTTCCTCCTCTTAACTTATATAAATAATCTTCCGCGATTAGAGTCTTAATGCGGTTAAATTCTCCCCATAATTCCGTAGCGGGTTGAGGAGGGGCAGACTGGGCTTTTTTCTTAGCAGCGTTTAATGTTTTTCTCGCGTTTTCAATTTCTAAATTCGTTGGCGAATCTGATAAGCCACTTTCCATGAAATCTAATAAGTCTAAAATATCTTTTTGTTTTTCTACAGGTAGTTTACGAAACTTTTCTAAGATGGTTTGTTCAAGATTAGCAGTCATTTTGGAATCCCTAACTGATCGGTGAGATGTTTGCTGAAATTTGTTGTCAAGCAACAGCATACTGGCTTTCCCTCTTCTACATAATAACTAATCAATCTTCCAAACATAACTTAAATTGCTGATTTTTCTAATTTTTTAAACCCATCTCCCGACAACTACTTTCACCGTTCCATCTTCTAAAACTTCCTCCTCTTCCACATCAAAGCCTTGTTCCTCTACCGTTTGCATCAAGGTTTGATGGGCATACTTTTGATTAATTTGATTGAGAAATTCCTGTTGATTAATTCTCGCGTCCCAAAAATCAGCAACTAATTCATAACTCTCCCCATTGCGACGAAAGCCTAAATCATAACCATTCTTTTGCCGAATGACATATTCTGCATTGGTTTGATTCCCTTGATACCCTCTAACTTTGGTATTGCTTTCTACTTGATAACCCAGTTCAGTTAATACTTGTTGGAGAATCTCTCCGTTTTTAATTTGAATTTTAATCGTGCTAAAGTGTGACATTATTTTGCCCCCTAACTGATCTAATTTTAATCATTCTTCCCTTAAAAATCCGCCAAGTTTTGGCAATGCCCCCTCAATCCCCCAAGTGTGGGGGACTTTTAGGGTTCTGCCCCCTCAATCCCCCAAGTATGGGGGACTTTTAGGGTTCTGCCCCCTCAATCCCCCAAGTGTGGGGGACTTTATAGAGTTCTGCCCCCCTCAATCCCCCAAGTGTGGGGGACTTTATAGAGTTCTGCCCCCTCAATCCCCCAAGTGTGGGGGACTTTATAGAGTTCTGCCCCCTCAATCCCCCAAGTGTGGGGGACTTTTAGGGTTCTGCCCCCTCAATCCCCCAAGTGTGGGGGACTTTATAGAGTTCTGCCCCCTCAATCCCCCAAGTGTGGGGGACTTTATAGAGTTCTGCCCCCTCAATCCCCCAAGTGTGGGGGACTTTTAGGGTTCCCCCAAGATTG
This window contains:
- a CDS encoding DUF1257 domain-containing protein, translating into MSHFSTIKIQIKNGEILQQVLTELGYQVESNTKVRGYQGNQTNAEYVIRQKNGYDLGFRRNGESYELVADFWDARINQQEFLNQINQKYAHQTLMQTVEEQGFDVEEEEVLEDGTVKVVVGRWV